A single genomic interval of Bdellovibrionota bacterium harbors:
- a CDS encoding BrnT family toxin: MVKYMQFEWDKEKEKQNFLKHGISFSEAEEIFSDEQGIKLKDIKHSEKEDRYFWVGKASDGRVLTTWFVERDDKIRIIGCAEWRKMRKLYENAKIERS, encoded by the coding sequence ATGGTAAAATATATGCAGTTTGAATGGGATAAGGAAAAAGAAAAGCAGAATTTCTTAAAACATGGAATATCGTTTTCAGAAGCGGAAGAGATTTTTTCTGACGAACAAGGAATAAAATTAAAAGACATAAAACACTCAGAAAAAGAAGATCGATATTTTTGGGTAGGCAAGGCTTCAGATGGTAGGGTTTTAACAACATGGTTTGTAGAAAGAGATGACAAAATTAGAATTATTGGATGTGCAGAGTGGCGCAAAATGAGGAAATTATATGAAAATGCCAAAATTGAAAGATCTTAG
- the nikB gene encoding nickel ABC transporter permease: MFNYLLRRILLMIPVLLGVATLTFFLIHFVPGDPIDIMLGDQASNVDKAALRTELGLDQPLGVQYKKFLLGLTKFDLGKSLYSKKPVASEIGERLPATMELAFAAVFISMLIGIPLGVLASIKQYGFLDNSVLVGGLLGMSLPGFWTGPMMILIFSIYLDIFPVSGRGGLFHVILPAVCLGLSLSAILMRMTRASMLEVNKEDYIRTAISKGVPKSQVLFKHALRNALIPIITIVGLQFGALLTGTVITETIFDWPGIGSLFYEGIQQRNYPVVQGCVLFISFTYVTVNLLTDLAYAIANPRVRLS; this comes from the coding sequence ATGTTTAACTATTTGCTCAGAAGAATTTTATTAATGATCCCGGTGCTCTTAGGAGTGGCGACGTTGACATTTTTTCTGATCCATTTTGTTCCAGGCGATCCAATTGATATCATGCTCGGTGACCAAGCCTCTAACGTCGACAAAGCAGCGCTTCGCACGGAACTCGGGTTGGACCAACCTCTCGGCGTGCAATACAAAAAATTCTTATTGGGTCTTACAAAATTTGATTTAGGAAAATCTCTTTATAGTAAAAAACCTGTCGCAAGCGAGATCGGCGAAAGACTTCCTGCAACTATGGAACTGGCTTTCGCTGCGGTATTTATTTCTATGTTGATTGGAATTCCACTCGGAGTTCTTGCCTCTATCAAGCAGTATGGATTTTTGGACAACTCTGTTCTTGTTGGTGGACTTTTAGGGATGTCCCTTCCTGGTTTCTGGACAGGTCCAATGATGATTTTAATTTTTTCCATTTACTTAGATATTTTTCCAGTGAGCGGGCGCGGCGGTCTCTTTCATGTGATCTTGCCTGCTGTTTGTTTGGGATTATCTTTAAGCGCCATTCTGATGAGAATGACAAGAGCCTCCATGCTAGAGGTGAATAAAGAAGATTATATTAGAACCGCAATTTCAAAAGGCGTTCCAAAATCTCAAGTGTTATTTAAGCACGCACTGAGGAACGCACTCATCCCCATCATAACTATCGTAGGATTGCAATTCGGTGCTTTATTGACCGGAACAGTTATCACCGAAACAATTTTCGACTGGCCTGGGATTGGCTCTTTATTCTATGAAGGAATTCAGCAAAGAAATTATCCCGTAGTTCAAGGTTGTGTGCTTTTTATTTCGTTCACTTACGTTACGGTAAATCTTCTCACGGATTTGGCTTACGCTATCGCCAATCCTAGAGTGAGGCTCTCATGA
- a CDS encoding ABC transporter permease — protein sequence MNKSNSQKFFNKRNILIFVGGSIVLVVLLVAIFAPFIATQDPNVMSLEHRYQPPSSQHLFGLDQDGSDVFSKVVYGSRISFYVAISVVAICLFIGLIVGSLAGYIGGKTDQFFMRIVDMLYAFPGFLLAISLVAVLGPSIHNLILAMCITGWASYARLVRAEVLHLKAKEYVQSAKALGANPFRVVILHVWPNLVGPIVVQSSFAMAGTIISESSLSFLGLGAPPTTPTWGALLNAGRKILIEAPHVSFFPGLAIVLLVLGFNLFGDGLRDYLDPKKN from the coding sequence ATGAATAAAAGCAATTCGCAGAAATTTTTTAATAAAAGAAATATTTTGATTTTTGTAGGCGGATCCATTGTTCTTGTTGTGCTCTTGGTGGCGATCTTTGCTCCATTTATTGCCACTCAAGATCCAAATGTTATGTCTCTTGAGCACCGCTATCAGCCGCCGTCGTCACAACATTTATTTGGCCTAGATCAAGATGGTAGCGATGTGTTTTCAAAAGTTGTTTACGGATCCAGAATCAGTTTCTATGTCGCCATCAGCGTGGTAGCGATTTGTTTATTCATTGGATTGATCGTAGGTTCGCTGGCGGGTTATATCGGAGGAAAAACAGACCAATTCTTTATGAGAATTGTGGATATGCTTTATGCATTTCCAGGATTTTTATTGGCGATCTCCTTAGTTGCAGTACTTGGTCCCTCCATTCACAACTTGATTCTTGCAATGTGTATTACTGGCTGGGCAAGTTACGCAAGGCTTGTAAGAGCCGAAGTGCTTCACTTGAAAGCAAAAGAATACGTGCAATCTGCAAAAGCCTTAGGCGCAAATCCATTTCGCGTTGTGATCCTTCATGTATGGCCAAATCTTGTTGGGCCTATTGTCGTGCAATCATCTTTTGCCATGGCTGGAACTATTATTTCTGAATCCTCTCTTAGTTTTCTAGGACTAGGTGCACCGCCAACTACACCAACGTGGGGCGCGCTACTTAATGCCGGTAGAAAAATTCTTATCGAAGCTCCCCATGTGAGCTTTTTCCCTGGTCTAGCTATTGTGTTATTAGTATTAGGATTCAATTTATTCGGAGATGGCCTACGCGACTACCTTGATCCAAAGAAGAACTAG
- the nagZ gene encoding beta-N-acetylhexosaminidase, translating to MTNIVSDKIGQLLFIGLKGTSLTAEEKKFIIDNNIGGVVLFGRNISTDESSRLENLVQLTTELHSLKNQRHDKSPLYVGIDMEGGRVARLKNPFTIWPPLKKLGDLDSASTAFMMAENMGEELKAAGINVNFAPSADILTNPKNEVIGDRSLGGDAEHVAKLSSALVRGYIKSGIIPCPKHFPGHGDTLLDSHTDLPIQKETDLETLMSREMLPFKRALRARAQMIMTAHILFPKIDADWPATLSKIFITDILRKEFRYKELIITDDLDMKALRNKYSVETIATRALEVGANMLLYCNEPESHVLGLEAIKKAVKDKKLAEAIIDESYLKVLNNKKDNLSQFTTLPLADAKKIIGKDAHKTVAQNIKDGVLPKNISDA from the coding sequence ATGACGAATATAGTCTCAGATAAAATCGGACAGTTGTTATTCATCGGCCTCAAAGGCACTTCATTAACTGCGGAAGAAAAAAAATTCATCATCGATAACAATATCGGCGGCGTAGTTCTGTTTGGTAGAAATATTTCAACAGATGAATCTTCTCGCCTAGAAAACTTAGTTCAACTTACGACAGAACTTCATTCTCTAAAAAATCAACGTCACGACAAATCTCCTCTCTATGTCGGAATCGATATGGAGGGCGGAAGAGTTGCAAGGCTTAAAAATCCTTTTACAATCTGGCCTCCACTAAAAAAATTAGGCGACCTCGATTCTGCATCAACGGCCTTTATGATGGCCGAGAATATGGGCGAAGAATTAAAAGCTGCCGGGATCAACGTGAACTTTGCACCGAGTGCAGATATTTTAACGAATCCAAAAAACGAAGTGATCGGAGATAGATCTTTGGGTGGCGATGCTGAGCATGTGGCAAAGTTATCCTCGGCGCTAGTTCGTGGTTACATTAAATCAGGAATTATTCCGTGCCCAAAACATTTCCCCGGTCATGGCGATACACTTTTAGACAGTCATACCGATTTACCCATTCAGAAAGAAACTGATCTCGAAACTCTTATGAGTCGAGAAATGCTTCCTTTCAAACGCGCATTGAGAGCGCGTGCGCAGATGATTATGACGGCGCATATATTATTTCCTAAGATCGATGCGGATTGGCCAGCAACTTTATCAAAAATTTTCATCACTGATATCTTGAGAAAAGAATTCAGATACAAAGAACTTATCATTACTGATGACCTCGATATGAAGGCCCTTAGAAATAAATATTCTGTTGAGACCATTGCAACAAGAGCACTCGAAGTTGGCGCCAATATGCTTTTATATTGCAACGAACCCGAAAGCCATGTGCTTGGACTTGAAGCCATCAAAAAAGCCGTTAAAGACAAGAAACTTGCCGAGGCCATCATCGACGAGTCTTACTTGAAGGTTTTAAATAACAAAAAAGACAATCTATCACAATTTACGACGCTTCCTTTAGCAGACGCTAAAAAGATCATTGGAAAAGATGCACACAAAACTGTTGCACAGAATATAAAAGATGGCGTTTTACCAAAAAATATCTCAGACGCATAG
- a CDS encoding TonB-dependent receptor, with the protein MKELLFTAVILFTSFAAQAQDVEKQPQEVVEATPIESFSGKSEGWPKDNISQDVLDVQGSSLYDALNKYPGIQTQGEASSGSPSIRIRGSGGATRTLLLFNGTPINAQDGLGANPLLLPTEIVDSVDILKGPSSLFYGSDAVGGAINLKPRKFTSPTVRLGYESTYKPSVFLGSPLFQSEKHSLQGSVYLDESKGNYKYDDPTLGETKRIDNERGKQRYSLIGENKFSKTTFSHHFVYAREKGKSPGPVPYDASQVVDFDRNAFLGAVHVNQKINSLWNANYKLSHSRTDNDNTQNAVKTNYFASKSTHSLSTDYQVSNYANLELFTDFSRDDFESLYVNASKLHDEHFEHGLILKAQISESEYLLAGLRFFPDQNESVKNILLKQDKKDYVIWASYSEGLRIPDFTQRLSNAPFMIGNPNLDVEKSNQIEIGAETLIKKTKLKISGYQIDYKEFIQYSATPSPYSFENVQDVTTKGIELQASTDYKIYHGLISYSIMESKNGLNDENMPLIPKNQVYVLVGAQLAAFIFELHNTFWSGYKLNSTNETGSWSTTDLTVRTSGFNDWKFKAGVLNLFGKERVFTYGYPEPKTQYFVFAEQSF; encoded by the coding sequence ATGAAAGAGCTACTATTCACCGCTGTCATTCTATTCACTTCGTTTGCTGCTCAAGCTCAAGATGTAGAGAAGCAACCTCAAGAAGTGGTAGAGGCAACTCCCATTGAATCTTTCAGCGGAAAATCTGAGGGTTGGCCCAAGGACAACATTTCACAAGATGTTCTCGATGTTCAGGGCTCATCACTTTACGATGCTCTCAATAAGTATCCAGGTATCCAAACTCAAGGTGAAGCTTCAAGCGGATCGCCCTCCATTAGAATCAGAGGATCCGGTGGAGCTACGCGTACCCTTTTACTTTTCAATGGAACTCCCATCAATGCACAAGATGGCTTAGGTGCAAATCCATTGTTACTTCCCACAGAAATTGTGGATAGTGTGGATATCTTAAAAGGACCTTCTTCGCTTTTTTATGGATCCGATGCCGTCGGTGGAGCGATCAATCTAAAGCCAAGAAAATTCACTTCTCCAACCGTAAGGTTGGGATATGAGTCTACATATAAACCTTCTGTTTTTTTAGGATCACCGCTTTTTCAATCTGAAAAACATTCACTACAAGGAAGCGTTTACCTCGATGAGTCCAAAGGAAACTACAAGTACGACGACCCAACTCTTGGAGAAACAAAAAGAATAGATAACGAACGCGGCAAACAAAGATACTCTCTCATCGGCGAAAATAAATTTTCTAAAACAACTTTTTCTCATCACTTCGTCTACGCAAGAGAAAAGGGCAAAAGCCCTGGGCCGGTTCCCTATGATGCTAGTCAGGTTGTCGATTTCGATAGAAATGCATTCTTAGGTGCTGTTCACGTAAATCAAAAAATCAATTCCCTGTGGAATGCAAACTACAAGCTCAGTCATTCAAGAACAGACAATGACAATACTCAAAATGCGGTAAAAACAAATTACTTTGCCTCCAAAAGCACTCATTCTTTAAGCACGGACTATCAAGTTTCAAATTATGCAAATCTCGAGCTATTTACAGATTTTTCAAGAGATGATTTTGAAAGTCTTTATGTCAACGCAAGCAAACTTCATGACGAACATTTTGAACACGGATTAATTTTAAAAGCGCAAATTTCAGAAAGCGAATATTTATTAGCAGGACTCAGATTTTTTCCAGATCAAAATGAATCTGTTAAAAATATTTTACTGAAGCAAGACAAGAAAGACTATGTCATTTGGGCTTCTTACTCTGAGGGTTTAAGAATTCCTGATTTCACACAAAGACTTTCAAATGCACCATTTATGATCGGGAATCCCAATCTCGATGTAGAAAAATCGAATCAGATTGAAATTGGTGCGGAAACCTTGATTAAAAAAACAAAATTAAAAATTTCTGGATACCAGATCGATTACAAAGAATTTATCCAATACTCTGCGACTCCCTCTCCTTATTCTTTTGAAAACGTCCAAGATGTGACAACCAAGGGAATCGAGCTCCAAGCTTCTACGGATTACAAGATTTATCACGGATTGATTTCTTACTCTATTATGGAGTCTAAGAACGGTTTAAATGACGAAAACATGCCTCTAATTCCTAAAAATCAAGTGTATGTTCTCGTGGGCGCACAACTTGCCGCCTTTATCTTTGAACTGCACAACACCTTCTGGAGTGGATATAAACTCAATAGCACAAATGAGACCGGAAGCTGGTCAACCACAGACCTAACAGTAAGAACATCTGGATTTAATGATTGGAAATTCAAAGCAGGTGTTCTAAATTTGTTTGGTAAAGAGAGAGTATTTACCTATGGCTATCCTGAACCAAAAACCCAATATTTCGTTTTTGCAGAACAGTCTTTTTAG
- a CDS encoding helical backbone metal receptor: MAILNQKPNISFLQNSLFSLVLLFSIPSQADELRIVSLSPAITEVLFDLGLQKNIVGTSSFSNYPEEAKKIPSVGSYLSPSIEKIIRLNPTHVLAFKEGDPSIGESLDKAKLNTIVLESRSLDDFENMLKELGALFKVEKKSQEIISLWKTQWSKLENVPRSKEKLMIQVDQSPIYIAGNDTFISRAFEKCGFRNTFDNLDGYKKIQLEAVMNRKPEIILVVGMIDQSGNFNTVKEFWKSNPVTKNARIIQGDGDILSRLSPRFPKEVIKICSQLKPLKAAE, encoded by the coding sequence ATGGCTATCCTGAACCAAAAACCCAATATTTCGTTTTTGCAGAACAGTCTTTTTAGTCTGGTTCTACTTTTTTCTATTCCCTCTCAAGCTGACGAGCTTCGCATTGTGAGCCTTAGTCCTGCAATTACTGAAGTGCTGTTTGATTTAGGTTTACAAAAAAATATTGTTGGCACTTCAAGTTTTTCTAATTATCCAGAAGAAGCAAAAAAAATTCCATCCGTCGGTTCTTATCTCAGTCCTTCCATAGAAAAAATCATAAGGCTAAATCCCACACATGTTCTCGCTTTCAAAGAAGGAGATCCGTCAATTGGAGAATCTTTGGATAAGGCCAAGCTCAACACTATTGTTTTGGAATCACGTTCTCTCGATGATTTTGAAAATATGCTCAAAGAACTTGGCGCTTTATTCAAAGTCGAAAAAAAATCCCAAGAAATAATTTCTCTTTGGAAAACTCAATGGTCGAAACTTGAAAATGTACCAAGATCAAAAGAAAAACTTATGATCCAAGTCGACCAGAGCCCAATATATATTGCCGGCAATGATACTTTTATCTCTAGAGCTTTTGAAAAATGTGGATTTAGAAATACATTTGATAATCTTGATGGCTATAAAAAAATTCAACTCGAAGCCGTAATGAACAGGAAGCCAGAAATCATTCTGGTTGTCGGTATGATCGATCAATCCGGAAACTTTAATACCGTAAAAGAATTTTGGAAAAGCAATCCTGTCACAAAGAATGCAAGAATCATCCAAGGAGATGGAGATATATTGAGTCGCCTCTCGCCAAGGTTCCCAAAAGAAGTTATTAAAATTTGTTCCCAACTGAAACCACTAAAGGCCGCGGAATGA
- a CDS encoding iron ABC transporter permease: MIYVLIAVFNILLIVISLATGAGQISFTELFSFLGNSLDNESIRYIFSDLRVPRTFALVSIGLSLGYSGIILQTILDNPLSEPYTLGLSGGATLGAVIALLIGIQPVWLSLPAGSIIGCVIITIFVLGFSQKKYLWKSNSMILVGVMISLFCGAFVTLIISLLEPSKMQLAIFWMMGQVGSPRDLWWIYLFLLFTAALIYGLWNKVHLDRFLIGEDLAVNLGTNTKKIRTRFIILVCLLTSISVSIAGLVGFVGLVAPHITYAILKTKRHGKTLVVAPLVGSALFLISDILSRLMSRDIEIPAGSLMALIGAPILIYFLINGFKNKAVKNA, translated from the coding sequence ATGATTTATGTCCTAATCGCAGTCTTTAACATTCTGTTGATCGTAATTTCTTTGGCAACGGGCGCGGGGCAGATTTCTTTTACAGAATTATTTTCTTTTCTTGGAAACTCTTTAGATAATGAATCCATTCGATATATTTTTTCCGATTTAAGAGTTCCAAGAACTTTTGCTCTTGTATCCATCGGCTTATCGCTCGGTTATTCTGGAATTATTCTTCAAACTATTTTGGATAATCCCCTTTCTGAACCCTACACGCTTGGACTCTCTGGCGGAGCAACTCTCGGTGCCGTGATTGCCTTGCTCATCGGGATTCAGCCTGTGTGGCTCTCACTCCCTGCTGGTTCGATCATTGGTTGTGTGATTATCACTATTTTTGTTCTTGGTTTTTCTCAAAAAAAATATTTATGGAAATCCAATTCCATGATTTTAGTGGGCGTCATGATTTCTTTATTCTGTGGAGCTTTTGTTACGCTGATTATTTCACTTCTTGAACCCTCAAAGATGCAATTGGCAATTTTTTGGATGATGGGCCAAGTCGGGTCGCCCCGCGATCTCTGGTGGATTTATTTATTCCTGCTCTTCACAGCTGCGCTGATTTATGGACTCTGGAATAAAGTCCATCTCGATAGATTTTTAATCGGCGAAGATCTCGCGGTAAATCTTGGAACCAACACAAAAAAAATTCGCACGCGTTTTATAATTTTGGTTTGCTTACTCACTTCGATCAGTGTTTCTATTGCTGGTCTTGTGGGGTTCGTGGGGCTCGTGGCTCCTCATATCACCTATGCAATTCTTAAAACAAAAAGACACGGCAAAACTCTGGTCGTTGCACCCCTTGTTGGATCAGCATTATTTTTAATTTCTGATATTCTCTCTCGTTTGATGAGTAGGGACATTGAGATCCCTGCTGGAAGCTTAATGGCTCTGATTGGTGCGCCGATTTTAATTTATTTCCTGATCAATGGTTTTAAAAACAAGGCGGTTAAAAATGCTTAG
- a CDS encoding ABC transporter ATP-binding protein — protein MLSFKNLAVGFDKNILEEISGELANGSITFLIGPNGSGKTSLLKTLSQIIPAKKGIISTEDNPIYLSSEVNLQVGLTGNDLLDLYMSKNSKWFNLDLLDFFEVKELLTSPLEILSAGEKQRILICAVLSHKSSIVFLDEPLNHLDWNFSLKLKKVIKNQASQGRTFLISNHDLNWALDLSETQTWVLFKKSIFLKNSTESVLNDIKLQEVFRIKTEVIASQNRKVISLTEL, from the coding sequence ATGCTTAGCTTTAAAAACCTTGCCGTAGGATTTGATAAAAATATTCTGGAAGAAATTTCCGGAGAATTAGCCAATGGCTCCATCACTTTCCTCATTGGTCCCAATGGCTCCGGAAAGACCTCTTTACTCAAAACTCTTTCGCAAATAATTCCAGCAAAAAAAGGGATTATTTCCACAGAAGATAATCCTATTTATTTATCCTCTGAGGTGAATCTTCAAGTTGGACTCACAGGAAATGATCTACTTGATCTTTACATGAGCAAGAACTCTAAGTGGTTCAATCTAGATCTCTTAGATTTTTTTGAAGTTAAGGAATTATTAACTTCTCCACTTGAGATTCTCTCTGCCGGGGAAAAACAGCGCATTCTTATTTGTGCGGTACTTTCACACAAATCTTCGATTGTGTTTTTGGATGAACCTCTCAATCACTTGGATTGGAATTTTTCTCTTAAATTAAAAAAAGTTATCAAAAATCAGGCATCTCAAGGTCGAACTTTCCTTATTTCTAATCATGATCTCAACTGGGCACTCGATTTGTCAGAAACTCAGACTTGGGTCTTGTTTAAGAAATCAATATTCCTCAAAAACTCTACCGAATCCGTGCTTAATGATATAAAATTACAAGAAGTCTTTCGAATTAAAACCGAAGTTATCGCTTCTCAGAATAGAAAAGTAATTTCTCTTACAGAATTGTAG
- a CDS encoding energy transducer TonB, translating to MSEQKKMSNAKVVALVISIGLHAGVAYYLGSLALDYALPKGEVSSIEMNIDMPKGETTEVAVVEKTPPPPAPTPVVPPKPKVIPKPVATKPESKPLPKDLPTKEPVVEDKQGEMPVATEIPETPPQVEPIPEEPVQEAAAEPTPEAVPAPQVEPTPVPTQAVAPAETQATGPTATEQGYGTPVGNPEATLIPQGSNKSHTYPYMARLRKLEGVSIVQYTVSPTGDVTETKILQSSGHSVLDGEAVDAIKKWKFKPMSSEVVYEKEVVFRLKGEAEAAPSKLRRLEK from the coding sequence ATGAGCGAACAGAAAAAAATGAGTAATGCAAAGGTAGTGGCTCTAGTTATTTCCATCGGCCTGCACGCTGGTGTTGCTTACTACTTGGGAAGCTTAGCCCTAGATTATGCTTTACCAAAAGGCGAAGTATCTTCTATCGAAATGAATATCGATATGCCTAAAGGCGAAACCACGGAAGTGGCCGTAGTTGAGAAAACTCCCCCACCTCCCGCACCAACTCCGGTAGTTCCGCCAAAACCGAAAGTGATTCCTAAACCTGTCGCTACAAAACCTGAATCCAAACCCCTTCCTAAAGATCTTCCTACGAAAGAACCTGTGGTTGAAGACAAACAGGGAGAAATGCCAGTCGCCACCGAAATTCCTGAAACTCCTCCGCAAGTAGAGCCAATCCCTGAAGAACCGGTTCAAGAAGCGGCGGCAGAACCTACACCTGAAGCTGTTCCCGCTCCGCAAGTCGAACCAACTCCTGTTCCTACACAGGCCGTTGCACCAGCAGAGACACAAGCTACCGGTCCTACAGCTACAGAGCAAGGTTATGGAACTCCTGTGGGCAATCCCGAAGCAACGCTTATTCCTCAAGGATCCAACAAAAGTCACACGTATCCCTACATGGCTAGATTGAGAAAATTAGAAGGTGTTTCGATTGTTCAATACACGGTTTCTCCAACAGGAGATGTGACAGAGACAAAAATTTTGCAAAGCTCTGGGCACTCCGTACTTGATGGTGAAGCGGTAGATGCAATTAAGAAATGGAAGTTTAAACCAATGAGTAGCGAAGTGGTTTATGAAAAAGAAGTTGTCTTTAGATTGAAGGGCGAAGCAGAAGCCGCCCCATCGAAACTGCGCAGATTAGAAAAGTAA